A region from the Variovorax sp. RKNM96 genome encodes:
- a CDS encoding helix-turn-helix domain-containing protein, whose product MKLDVLALDGVFDTGLATVLDVFTTANELAAMLRLDVSQFEVTVVGARKRVRTSQGLTVPVARTIHGGSADWLIVPALGCKMPETLEPALTRADVRDACAALRERAAAGVDLAAACIGTFVLAESGLLDHHKATTTWWLATLFRQRYPAVQLDDSRMLVSSGNRVTAGAALSHVDMALWLVRQASPELATLVARYLIVDSRPSQSAYVISDHLSHSDPLVERFERWARGKLADGFSLDEAALAAGTSKRTLARRMQQVLGKSPLSYVQDLRVERAVHLLKTSDKSLEQIAGMVGYADGVTLRTLLRQRLGRGVREVRLET is encoded by the coding sequence ATGAAGCTCGACGTGCTCGCCCTCGATGGCGTCTTCGACACCGGCCTGGCCACGGTGCTGGACGTTTTCACCACCGCCAACGAGCTGGCGGCCATGCTGCGACTCGACGTCTCGCAGTTCGAAGTCACGGTCGTGGGGGCTCGCAAAAGAGTGCGAACGTCGCAAGGCCTCACGGTGCCCGTGGCCCGCACCATCCACGGGGGCTCCGCGGATTGGCTGATCGTCCCCGCGCTCGGCTGCAAGATGCCCGAAACGCTGGAGCCTGCATTGACGCGTGCCGACGTACGCGATGCCTGCGCCGCACTGCGCGAGCGCGCCGCTGCAGGCGTCGATCTCGCAGCCGCCTGCATCGGCACCTTCGTGCTCGCGGAGTCCGGCCTGCTGGACCATCACAAGGCCACGACGACCTGGTGGCTGGCCACGCTGTTCCGCCAGCGCTATCCAGCGGTACAGCTCGACGACTCGCGCATGCTGGTCAGCTCCGGCAATCGGGTCACCGCGGGTGCAGCGCTGAGCCATGTCGACATGGCGCTCTGGCTCGTGCGCCAGGCGAGCCCCGAGCTCGCCACGCTGGTCGCGCGCTACCTCATCGTGGACTCACGCCCCTCGCAATCGGCCTACGTGATCTCCGACCATCTCTCGCATTCCGATCCGCTGGTCGAACGCTTCGAGCGCTGGGCGCGCGGCAAGCTGGCCGACGGCTTCTCGCTCGACGAGGCCGCGCTCGCCGCCGGCACCAGCAAGCGCACGCTGGCCCGGCGCATGCAGCAGGTGCTCGGCAAGAGCCCGCTGTCGTATGTGCAGGACCTGCGCGTGGAGCGCGCGGTCCACCTGCTCAAGACCAGCGACAAGAGCCTCGAGCAGATCGCCGGCATGGTGGGCTACGCCGACGGCGTCACGCTGCGCACGTTGCTTCGCCAGCGGCTGGGCCGCGGCGTGCGTGAAGTGCGCCTCGAAACCTGA
- the aceA gene encoding isocitrate lyase: MPQTLTEQLSREQQIAALEKDWATNPRWKGIKRGYSAADVVRLRGSFPIEHTLARRGAEKLWDLVNNEPYVNCLGALTGGQAMQQVKAGVKAIYLSGWQVAADNNSYASMYPDQSLYPVDSVPQVVERINNTFRRADEIQWSKNVNPGDKGYTDYFAPIVADAEAGFGGVLNGFELMKAMIKAGAGGVHFEDQLASVKKCGHMGGKVLVPTTEAVQKLIAARMAADVCGTPTLVIARTDAEAADLITSDYDENDKPFLTGERTAEGFYKTKKGMDQAISRAVAYAYYADLVWCETGTPDLEFARKFAEAVHKVHPGKMLAYNCSPSFNWKKNLDDATIAKFQKELGAMGYKYQFITLAGIHSMWFNMFDLAQDYVARGMSAYVEKVQEPEFAARDRGYTFVSHQQEVGTGYFDEVTTVIQGGKSSVTALTGSTEEEQFH; encoded by the coding sequence ATGCCCCAGACCCTCACCGAACAACTGAGCCGCGAACAACAGATTGCAGCCCTCGAAAAAGACTGGGCTACCAATCCGCGCTGGAAGGGCATCAAGCGCGGCTACAGCGCTGCCGACGTCGTGCGCCTTCGCGGCTCCTTCCCCATCGAGCACACGCTGGCCCGCCGCGGCGCCGAGAAGCTCTGGGACCTGGTGAACAACGAGCCCTACGTCAACTGCCTCGGCGCGCTCACCGGCGGCCAGGCGATGCAGCAGGTCAAGGCCGGCGTGAAGGCCATCTACCTGTCGGGCTGGCAAGTCGCCGCCGACAACAACAGCTACGCCTCGATGTACCCCGACCAGTCGCTGTACCCGGTGGATTCGGTGCCCCAAGTGGTCGAGCGCATCAACAACACCTTCCGCCGCGCTGACGAAATTCAGTGGTCCAAGAACGTGAACCCCGGCGACAAGGGCTACACCGACTACTTCGCTCCCATCGTGGCCGACGCCGAAGCCGGTTTCGGCGGCGTGCTGAACGGCTTCGAACTGATGAAGGCCATGATCAAGGCCGGCGCCGGCGGCGTGCACTTCGAAGACCAGCTCGCCTCGGTCAAGAAGTGCGGCCACATGGGCGGCAAGGTGCTCGTGCCCACGACCGAAGCGGTGCAGAAGCTCATCGCGGCCCGCATGGCGGCCGACGTCTGCGGCACCCCGACGCTCGTGATCGCCCGCACCGATGCGGAAGCGGCCGACCTCATCACCAGCGACTACGACGAGAACGACAAGCCCTTCCTGACCGGTGAGCGCACCGCCGAAGGCTTCTACAAGACCAAGAAGGGCATGGACCAGGCCATCAGCCGCGCTGTTGCCTACGCCTACTACGCCGACCTCGTGTGGTGCGAAACCGGCACGCCCGACCTCGAGTTCGCCCGCAAGTTCGCCGAAGCGGTGCACAAGGTGCACCCGGGCAAGATGCTCGCCTACAACTGCTCGCCGTCGTTCAACTGGAAGAAGAACCTCGACGACGCGACCATCGCCAAGTTCCAGAAGGAACTGGGCGCCATGGGCTACAAGTACCAGTTCATCACGCTGGCCGGCATCCACTCGATGTGGTTCAACATGTTCGACCTGGCGCAGGACTATGTGGCGCGCGGCATGTCGGCCTATGTCGAAAAGGTGCAGGAGCCCGAATTCGCGGCGCGCGACCGCGGCTACACCTTCGTGTCGCACCAGCAGGAAGTGGGCACGGGTTACTTCGACGAAGTGACCACCGTGATCCAGGGCGGCAAGTCCAGCGTCACCGCGCTGACCGGCTCGACCGAAGAAGAGCAGTTCCACTGA
- a CDS encoding gamma-glutamylcyclotransferase family protein — MMPHVFVYGTLRRHGRNDIARYRPTPVFVGEAGIAGTLYDLGAYPGIVLGGVGRVKGEIYRVEPEVEAALDLLEEVAEDDSGEYIKREVRVAIGAQSLECLVYEIHPSRIAGHPVIGDGDWIAYAARKSSPFSPPRD; from the coding sequence ATGATGCCCCACGTTTTTGTCTACGGCACGCTGCGCCGTCACGGGCGCAACGACATCGCGCGCTACCGGCCGACGCCCGTCTTTGTCGGAGAGGCAGGCATTGCCGGGACGCTGTATGACCTTGGCGCCTATCCAGGCATCGTGCTTGGCGGAGTGGGGCGCGTGAAGGGCGAGATCTATCGCGTCGAGCCCGAGGTCGAGGCGGCGCTCGATCTGCTGGAAGAAGTGGCCGAGGACGATTCGGGCGAGTACATCAAGCGCGAGGTTCGCGTGGCGATCGGTGCGCAGTCGCTTGAGTGCCTGGTCTACGAGATCCATCCTTCGCGGATTGCAGGCCACCCGGTGATCGGCGACGGCGATTGGATCGCATATGCGGCAAGGAAATCGTCGCCGTTTTCACCACCGAGAGATTGA
- a CDS encoding DMT family transporter: MSLVGAYVALSKPLVAAFPVLLLAWLRFGIAALAMPHWLKRSADEPPMTARTRWLVFLESFLGNFLFSICMLYGVSMTSAVSAGVIMASIPAVVAVASWLFLRERITVRIGLAIACAALGIGLLALSPAHAPASPNAAKSSMPWLGNLLVFCAVLCETAYAVIGKSLTGRLGPKRIASLINLWGFVLSTPFGIWFALSFDFGAVHGGIWALLVAYALAASIWTVWLWMTGLRHVPAAQAGVFAVLLPVSAALVGVFVLGENLSSPQLIAFALALAGVVLATWPGRRT; the protein is encoded by the coding sequence ATGTCACTCGTCGGCGCCTACGTCGCCCTCTCCAAGCCCCTTGTCGCTGCGTTTCCGGTGCTGCTGCTCGCATGGCTGCGCTTCGGCATCGCTGCACTGGCCATGCCTCACTGGCTCAAGCGAAGCGCGGACGAACCGCCGATGACGGCGCGCACACGCTGGCTCGTATTCCTCGAATCGTTCCTCGGCAACTTCCTGTTCTCGATCTGCATGCTGTACGGCGTGAGCATGACGAGCGCGGTGTCGGCGGGCGTGATCATGGCGTCGATCCCCGCAGTGGTCGCGGTGGCGAGCTGGCTGTTCCTGCGCGAACGCATCACGGTGCGCATCGGCCTGGCCATCGCATGCGCGGCACTCGGCATCGGCCTGCTGGCCCTCAGCCCGGCGCATGCGCCGGCATCGCCCAACGCGGCGAAGTCGTCGATGCCGTGGCTCGGCAACCTGCTGGTGTTCTGCGCTGTGCTCTGCGAGACGGCCTATGCGGTGATCGGCAAGTCGCTCACGGGACGCCTGGGGCCCAAGCGCATCGCGTCGCTCATCAACCTCTGGGGCTTCGTGCTCTCGACACCCTTCGGCATCTGGTTCGCGCTGTCGTTCGACTTCGGTGCGGTGCACGGCGGCATCTGGGCGCTGCTGGTGGCCTACGCACTCGCTGCGAGCATCTGGACGGTGTGGCTCTGGATGACCGGACTGCGCCATGTTCCCGCTGCACAAGCGGGCGTTTTCGCCGTGCTGCTGCCCGTCAGCGCTGCCCTCGTGGGCGTGTTCGTGCTCGGAGAAAACCTCTCCTCGCCGCAGCTGATTGCATTCGCGCTTGCGCTCGCAGGCGTGGTGCTTGCGACCTGGCCTGGGCGCCGAACATGA
- a CDS encoding SWIB/MDM2 domain-containing protein: MATAKKAPAKKAPAKKAAPAKKAAAPAKKAAPAKKAAPAKKAAPAKKAAPAKKAAPAKKAAPAKKRTPNAAFMKALTPSPALAAVVGSTPLPRTAVVSKLWDYIKKNNLQDKANKRNINADAKLKEIFGKAQVSMFELAALIGKHVK; the protein is encoded by the coding sequence ATGGCAACTGCAAAGAAGGCTCCGGCCAAGAAAGCTCCGGCAAAGAAGGCCGCTCCCGCAAAGAAGGCTGCGGCTCCTGCAAAGAAGGCTGCACCGGCGAAGAAGGCCGCTCCCGCAAAGAAGGCTGCTCCTGCAAAGAAGGCCGCACCGGCGAAGAAGGCTGCTCCTGCAAAGAAGGCAGCTCCCGCCAAGAAGCGCACTCCCAACGCTGCGTTCATGAAGGCCCTGACCCCCAGCCCGGCACTCGCCGCTGTGGTCGGTTCGACGCCTCTGCCGCGCACCGCTGTCGTGAGCAAGCTGTGGGACTACATCAAGAAGAACAATCTTCAAGACAAGGCCAACAAGCGCAACATCAATGCCGACGCCAAGCTGAAGGAAATCTTCGGCAAGGCCCAAGTGTCGATGTTCGAACTGGCCGCGCTGATTGGCAAGCACGTCAAGTAA
- a CDS encoding helix-turn-helix transcriptional regulator, giving the protein MAAEAPVRLWINAYEAPRVTGYHAHETGQLFALREGLQVIETPSGRWVQPPGWIGWIAPRCAHAAQSFGATAGWSLHIEPAMAAGLPDGPHVFATTPLMQAVVDRLTSLEASSVDFEARRARLVGVLLDELAASAKPSLHLPMPQDKRLAAMAAALANDPAMPDTIDQWADRIGMARRTLTRRFTAETGLSFAQWRQQSRLLKAVELLSLGEAVTTVALTVGYSSVSAFIETFRKNFGCTPARFFEERMALPQAKKKPA; this is encoded by the coding sequence ATGGCGGCTGAAGCGCCGGTCAGGCTCTGGATCAACGCCTACGAGGCGCCGCGCGTCACGGGCTACCACGCGCACGAGACCGGGCAGTTGTTCGCCTTGCGCGAGGGGCTGCAGGTCATCGAGACGCCGTCGGGGCGTTGGGTGCAGCCGCCGGGATGGATCGGCTGGATTGCGCCGCGCTGCGCGCATGCGGCGCAGAGTTTTGGCGCTACAGCGGGCTGGAGCCTGCACATCGAGCCGGCGATGGCGGCTGGTCTGCCCGACGGGCCGCATGTGTTTGCGACGACGCCGTTGATGCAGGCGGTGGTCGACCGGCTGACATCGCTTGAAGCGTCGTCGGTTGACTTCGAGGCACGTCGCGCGCGGCTTGTCGGTGTGCTGCTCGACGAGCTCGCTGCGAGCGCCAAGCCATCGCTCCATCTGCCGATGCCGCAGGACAAGCGCCTTGCGGCGATGGCCGCCGCGTTGGCGAACGATCCCGCGATGCCCGACACCATCGACCAGTGGGCCGATCGCATCGGCATGGCGCGCAGGACGCTCACGCGCCGCTTCACCGCCGAGACCGGGTTGAGCTTTGCGCAATGGCGGCAGCAATCGCGCTTGCTGAAGGCCGTCGAACTGTTGAGCCTTGGCGAGGCGGTGACGACCGTGGCGCTGACTGTCGGCTACAGCTCGGTGAGCGCGTTCATCGAGACCTTCCGCAAGAACTTCGGCTGCACGCCGGCGCGTTTCTTCGAGGAGAGAATGGCCTTGCCACAGGCGAAAAAAAAGCCGGCGTGA